A region from the Acyrthosiphon pisum isolate AL4f chromosome A1, pea_aphid_22Mar2018_4r6ur, whole genome shotgun sequence genome encodes:
- the LOC100572041 gene encoding tudor domain-containing protein 1 has product MSVYLISLIFSTELKQVIPTTILVKLKNVSSSILNEAAREYVTLISEDTLIIDMIEDNTNEVILKTENNECVNDRLKELMFENIKEININDLIEIDEEFKSDQSLVECNVNTLKPGSIVCLTAFVNMNEMYIRKFEDYNDEFHNLLDKVNEFCLSAEPINRPLIIGQIVGAQSTLDDSFYRGKVLKKIDDVTYSIQFIDFGDKDNVPLSKIFEIPTDFMVPSTVMEINLKGIKSHSLTIEASNYITNLLSTYEPLSIDFDNQFPIKDVTLVVIKNNENVAESLNKLLKDESSTTTNTIVEDEHVKEEELMELPDIHKASEVRESKLCDVTNILKNGDIVFITSYIDSYNIFVRKLEDNNVEFQNLIESVNTYCISENTSKSKSPELNEIVGAKSSVDGYFYRAKIVEKTDENTYETIFIDYGFEESVNIANIVPLPIQLQQVTPTITLVGLKGANFENLNSESHSYLENLMLLSEPMKIEFEDLTKVKLTVISQKQNVIDHLNELNVDSTTVDNTIINNSLQLTSGMKYISNDITVPLIPPLTNKCIITIHAFISLKDIYISVPFNKAEVDKFLKDFSVYCLTSQPITRNPVVGEVFGIRSSTDNSFNRGVVEEKLNENQYKVVLFDLGTKDIVSANSFVEIPEHLQQVPRTIYSIRLKDIDSGILNAQAMSYVNMLCENLPLIIEFDEKSPNGLNAVTLTTIKTQQNVNNHLIKLLTQKERDSPETVQMLSKGDIVYISTFVDLHAIYVRRINNGTDKFKSFLENFSSFCALESPIKNDPKVGAIIAAREHGGNKFYRAEIISRVDNDNFNVCFIDFGYCDTIHKSNMVQPPESQLQNCPPTFMVRLHGLDAEPANATILHYIEDISHTDTFIIDSITELNKVVLISANTQCNINKEIKKLLDNGNIGQHIKNGVNANGDKHAEKCVIKYYRPPLDVATQVWVADKISPSRYSVHTSDSRLEFIQLENQIFEDSKTFESVKSVSVNMPCIVYFSPSWYRGVVLEVIDKVTAKVGLVDVGNFSVVRSIKEIFRMPSKYKGKSLLVNIEIQPEPQEKLAVTSFRIIAKKHLDNVTVVEVLLGSTVDQSYDDLVRSVHVIDNVGLPSFSSTPIPEDSAQFQFNNSRNENNLLSTTLCQEQQTSGAADHSKRFSNMLTIKDVQYARWLKGAVKTLTFLCVNGDCLMMRDHLIDDTLADLEAKIQEHCMTAVDPLYTPAENELCLAKYFDELWYRAICVKAPNDLDKNDNDYMVYFLDWGMEYLSKVEDIKKMPKDFIYLPATAYKCYVKDAPVLEWSAGTMHAVSELGLKQLPSTINDKLSNDSYMISCPAIKDLFDKN; this is encoded by the exons ATGTCAGTTTATCTGATATCGTTAATCTTTTCTACTGAATTAAAACag gTGATTCCTACCACTATTTTGGTTAAACTGAAAAATGTTTCATCTAGTATATTAAATGAGGCAGCTCGTGAATATGTCACTTTGATCTCTGAGGATACCTTGATAATA gACATGATAGAAGACAACACAAATGAAGTAATactaaaaactgaaaataatgaaTGTGTAAATGATCGTCTAAAGgaattaatgtttgaaaatatcaaggaaataaatataaatgatttgatTGAAATTGATGAAGAGTTCAAATCag atCAATCTTTAGTAGAATGTAATGTTAATACCTTGAAACCGGGCAGTATAGTTTGTTTGACGGCTTTTGTCAATATGaatgaaatgtatattaggAAGTTTGAAGATTACAATGacgaatttcataatttattggaCAAGGTTAATGAATTCTGTTTAtcag ctgAACCAATTAATAGGCCTTTGATAATTGGTCAAATTGTTGGAGCTCAGTCTACATTAGATGATAGTTTTTATAGgggaaaagttttaaaaaaaattgatgacgTTACTTATTCAATACAGTTTATTGATTTTGGTGATAAAGATAACGTacctttgtcaaaaatatttgaaattcccACAGATTTTATG GTTCCTTCAACTGTTATGGAAATTAATCTTAAAGGTATTAAGTCTCATTCATTAACCATCGAAGcatcaaattatattactaactTATTATCAACGTATGAGCCATTGTCAATA GATTTTGATAATCAATTTCCTATTAAAGATGTTACGTtagtagtaattaaaaataatgaaaatgttgcTGAAAGCTTAAATAAACTTCTAAAGGATGAAAGCAGTACTACAACTAACACGATTGTTGAAGATGAACATGTAAaag AAGAAGAGTTAATGGAGTTACCAGACATACATAAAGCATCCGAGGTTAGAGAATCTAAATTGTGTGATGTAactaatatattgaaaaacggggacattgtttttattacgtCATATATtgattcgtataatatttttgtccgtAAACTTGAAGATAATAATGTTGAATTTCAAAATCTTATTGAAAGCGTCAATACTTATTGTATCTCAG aaaatacttCGAAAAGTAAATCTCCAGAATTAAATGAAATTGTAGGCGCTAAAAGTTCAGTTGATGGATATTTTTATCGAgcaaaaattgttgaaaaaactgatgaaaatacttatgaaacaatttttattgattatggTTTTGAAGAAAGTGTGAATATTGCCAATATTGTTCCGCTGCCTATACAACTACAGCAG GTTACTCCAACTATCACTCTAGTTGGGCTCAAAggtgcaaattttgaaaatcttaatTCAGAAAGCCATAGTTATTTAGAAAATCTTATGTTACTCAGTGAACCAATGAAAATA gaGTTTGAAGATTTAACTAAAGTAAAGTTAACTGTCATTAGCCAAAAGCAAAATGTCATAGATCATTTAAATGAATTGAACGTGGACAGCACCACAGTGGATAATACCATTATCAATAATTCTTTGCAACTTACTTCTG gtATGAAGTATATATCTAACGACATCACTGTCCCCCTTATACCACCGTTGACAAACAAATGCATAATTACTATTCACGCGTTTATCAGTTTAAAGGATATTTATATCAGTGTGCCTTTCAATAAAGCCGAAGTGGATAAGTTTTTAAAAGACTTTTCTGTCTATTGTTTGActt CACAACCTATTACCAGAAATCCAGTTGTAGGTGAAGTTTTTGGTATCAGATCGTCTACTGATAATTCATTTAATAGGGGTGTTGTTGAAGAAAAGTTGAACGAAAATCAATACAAAgtagttttatttgatttagGCACTAAAGATATTGTGTCAGCAAATAGTTTTGTGGAAATTCCAGAACACTTACAACag gttcCTCGTACTATTTATTCGATACGTCTCAAAGATATCGATTCGGGAATTCTTAATGCTCAAGCAATGTCTTATGTCAATATGCTCTGTGAAAATTTGccattaattatt gaatTCGACGAGAAAAGTCCAAATGGATTAAATGCTGTGACTTTAACTACTATCAAAACTCAACAAAATGTTAACAATCATTTGATAAAGCTTTTGACTCAAAAAGAAAGAG attcgCCAGAAACAGTACAGATGTTGAGCAAAGGagatattgtttatatttcaacGTTTGTGGATTTACACGCTATTTACGTTAGACGTATTAACAACGGCAcagataaatttaaatcattcttGGAGAATTTTTCATCTTTCTGCGCGTtag AAAGTCCTATAAAAAATGATCCTAAAGTTGGTGCTATCATTGCGGCAAGAGAACATGGAGGAAATAAATTCTACAGAGCTGAAATTATTTCTAGAGTAGACAATGACAACTTTAATGTCTGTTTTATTGATTTTGGATATTGTGATACCATACATAAAAGTAATATGGTACAGCCGCCCGAATCACAG CTACAAAATTGTCCGCCTACGTTTATGGTCAGGTTGCATGGACTAGATGCAGAACCTGCTAATGCCACGATATTGCACTACATAGAGGATATCAGCCATAcagatacatttataatt gACTCCATCACTGAACTAAACAAAGTTGTATTGATATCAGCCAATACacaatgcaatataaataaagaaataaagaaaCTTTTAGACAACGGAAATATTGGACAACATATTAAAAACGGTGTGAACGCCAACGGTG acaaaCATGCCGAAAAATGCGTAATAAAGTACTACAGACCGCCTTTGGACGTTGCCACTCAG GTTTGGGTCGCAGACAAAATATCTCCTTCGAGGTACTCTGTACACACAAGTGACAGTCGTCTTGAATTCATACAGTTGGAGAATCAAATCTTTGAAGACAGTAAAACGTTTGAATCTGTTAAATCTGTCAGTGTTAATATGCCGTGCATCGTGTACTTTAGTCCTAGTTG GTATCGTGGTGTAGTGTTGGAGGTAATCGATAAAGTCACCGCAAAAGTTGGTCTTGTGGACGTTGGAAATTTCAGTGTCGTTCGCAGCATCAAAGAAATTTTCCGCATGCCTTCGAAATACAAAGGAAAATCGCTG TTGGTGAATATCGAGATACAACCAGAACCGCAAGAAAAATTAGCAGTCACGTCGTTCAGAATCATTGCTAAAAAACac tTGGACAATGTCACAGTGGTAGAAGTATTGCTGGGATCTACAGTAGATCAATCTTATGACGATCTGGTTCGTAGTGTACATGTCATA GACAATGTTGGGCTGCCGTCGTTTTCTTCGACCCCCATACCAGAAGACTCCGCACAGTTTCAATTCAACAACAGCCGCAACGAAAATAACCTACTG AGTACGACCCTGTGTCAGGAACAGCAAACGTCTGGTGCTGCAGATCATAGTAAGCGGTTTTCCAACATGTTGACAATCAAAGACGTGCAGTACGCAAGATGGCTAAAAGGTGCTGTTAAAACATTGACGTTCTTGTGCGTGAACGGTGACTGTTTGATGATGAGGGATCATCTGATCGACGATACACTGGCGGATTTGGAAGCAAAAATCCAAGAACACTGCATGACCGCTGTCGATCCGCTGTACACACCAGCTGAAAACGAACTCTGCCTGGCCAAGTACT TTGATGAATTGTGGTATAGGGCTATATGTGTGAAAGCCCCTAACGATTTGGACAAAAACGACAACGACTACATGGTTTATTTCTTGGACTGGGGAATGGAGTACTTGTCAAAAGTCGAAGACATTAAGAAAATGCCCAAGGACTTTATCTACCTACCAGCAACAGCCTACAAATGTTACGTAAAAG
- the LOC107884075 gene encoding uncharacterized protein LOC107884075: MESDRSSFPLLNDTLNYLDVGITGKIKNIVRNKYNTFIFHLLLQECEYINNEDINLDLLNEPVIPLSNVQPGSLLACLHPQNKTWMRCYVVSILHQQANVAFCETGELTKTKKLKEIPEKYKHIPVITFEAEVKCICPYGKLQHLMENFKDYNAKFEPMIIKPNNKKYKTMKTFF; encoded by the exons ATGGAATcggatag ATCATCATTTCCATTACTTAATGACACTTTAAACTATTTGGACGTTGGAATaactggaaaaattaaaaatattgtaagaaacaaatacaatacatttatttttcacctGTTGTTGCAAGAgtgtgaatatattaataatgaggATATTAATTTGGATTTATTAAATGAACCAGTTATACCTTT gtCTAATGTACAACCGGGTTCATTACTTGCTTGTTTACATCCTCAAAATAAAACATGGATGCGGTGCTATGTTGTATCTATTTTACACCAACAGGCTAATGTTGCATTTTGCGAAACTGGTGAATtgactaaaacaaaaaaacttaaagAAATTCCAGAAAAGTACAAACATATACCAGTTATTACATTTGAAGCTGAGGTTAAATGCATTTGTCCTTATGgaaaattacaacatttaatggag AACTTCAAAGATTATAATGCAAAATTTGAACCTATGATAATTAaaccaaacaataaaaaatataagaccatgaaaacttttttttaa